From the Lampris incognitus isolate fLamInc1 chromosome 10, fLamInc1.hap2, whole genome shotgun sequence genome, one window contains:
- the LOC130119954 gene encoding protein NATD1-like, translating to MAFKLFSSVNTLASTRRLRAYRPVFRASNGNRAFTVEHDRQTHDFTVRLRSEEGNSERVARLRYAFTGEKEVDLLATYVPESFRGKGVAALLAKAAMTFVVEENLKAHISCWYIKKYIEDNPLHGYEDRIIN from the exons ATGGCTTTTAAACTATTTTCCAGCGTCAACACGCTGGCCAGCACACGCCGGCTCAGGGCTTATCGTCCAGTTTTTCGTGCGTCAAATGGCAATCGCGCGTTTACGGTGGAGCACGACAGGCAGACGCACGACTTCACCGTCCGCCTGCGGAGCGAGGAGG GCAACAGCGAACGTGTAGCGCGCCTGCGCTACGCGTTCACAGGCGAGAAGGAGGTGGACCTCCTGGCCACCTACGTGCCGGAGTCATTTAGGGGAAAAGGTGTTGCGGCCCTTCTGGCAAAG GCTGCGATGACGTTTGTGGTGGAAGAAAACCTCAAGGCACATATTTCATGCTGGTACATCAAGAAATACATTGAAGACAACCCACTGCACGGATATGAAGACCGTATTATTAACTGA
- the LOC130119945 gene encoding dehydrogenase/reductase SDR family member 7C-B-like, with the protein MGVEGQLDSNVTDPDHTRDTFQEMDPVLTSNVLLVPCVILAAAGLFYLYGAITSLLSKTSVRNKVVVISEALSGLGKECASVFHKGGARLILCGKNWEKLEGLADDLASASDPTLTFPPKLVLLDFGDMDSMPEVTAEILDCYGCLDVLILNSSLKVKAPAQSLSLEMDKLVMDNNYFGPVTLVKGVLPSMMSRRTGHLLLVNSIQGKLAVPFRTTYAASKHAVQAFFDCLRAEVQEYGISVSTVSHTYISGSAPEKAAPSKSLWSFFYSRKPLGVTPDEAAAEIVKTLSNKTKEVVIAPSLPKVAIYARSFFPNVFFAVMAAGVKGAAAVEGV; encoded by the exons ATGGGTGTAGAAGGTCAGTTGGATTCCAACGTTACGGATCCGGATCACACACGG GATACCTTCCAGGAGATGGACCCAGTACTGACCAGCAATGTTCTGCTGGTACCCTGTGTGATCCTGGCCGCAGCGGGGCTTTTCTACCTCTACGGTGCGATCACAAGTCTGCTGTCCAAAACGTCAGTACGCAACAAGGTGGTGGTGATAAGTGAAGCTCTATCCGGCCTTGGGAAAG AGTGTGCGAGTGTGTTTCACAAGGGAGGAGCGAGGCTGATCCTGTGTGGGAAAAACTGGGAGAAACTTGAGGGGCTCGCTGACGATTTGGCGAGTGCTTCGGACCCGACGTTA ACCTTCCCCCCTAAGCTGGTGCTGCTGGACTTCGGTGACATGGACAGCATGCCCGAGGTGACTGCAGAGATCCTGGATTGCTACGGCTGCCTGGACGTTCTCATCCTCAACAGCAGTCTGAAGGTCAAGGCCCCTGCGCAGAGCCTGTCTCTGGAGATGGACAAGTTGGTGATGGACAACAACTACTTCGGACCTGTCACACTTGTGAAAG GCGTGCTGCCCTCCATGATGTCCAGGAGGACAGGTCACCTGCTGCTGGTCAACAGCATCCAAGGAAAGCTAGCCGTGCCCTTCCGTACCACAT ACGCCGCCTCCAAGCACGCAGTGCAGGCCTTCTTCGACTGCTTGAGGGCCGAGGTGCAGGAATACGGCATCTCTGTCAGCACCGTGAGCCACACCTACATCAGCGGCTCAGCGCCTGAAAAGGCTGCCCCCTCCAAGTCCCTCTGGTCGT TTTTCTACAGTAGGAAACCGCTGGGTGTGACCCCTGACGAGGCCGCCGCTGAAATTGTGAAGACGTTAAGCAACAAGACGAAAGAGGTTGTGATCGCGCCGTCCCTCCCCAAGGTGGCCATCTACGCCAGGTCCTTCTTCCCTAATGTTTTCTTTGCGGTGATGGCCGCAGGAGTAAAGGGTGCTGCTGCTGTCGAAGGAGTGTAG